In a single window of the Gemmatimonadota bacterium genome:
- a CDS encoding prolipoprotein diacylglyceryl transferase — protein sequence MTNAYPLKFSVGPLFGRGPFEITGFGLLMMLAFLTAAWIADQEGRRLGFKPDYAGDIVMGAVIGGIIGAKLWYVALFGADALLSRGGLVWYGGFVGGTLGVIFMGWWRKVPIRWTMHLVAPALAAGYAVGRVGCYVVGDDYGRPTTLPWAVAFPDGEPATRASTLAAQFGVTLPAGTAPDAILAVHPTQLYEVTLMLIAFAVLWRWRLSPRGTGWLFGAYLVFAGVERFIVEILRAKDDRIFGVFTLAQLTSIVLIISGGALIAMLSKKGTISPGIWLEKGSQNT from the coding sequence ATGACCAACGCCTATCCGCTCAAGTTTTCTGTCGGTCCGCTCTTCGGCCGAGGGCCGTTCGAGATCACCGGCTTCGGCCTGTTGATGATGCTTGCCTTCCTGACCGCGGCGTGGATCGCCGACCAGGAGGGGCGGCGACTCGGATTCAAGCCGGACTACGCCGGCGACATCGTCATGGGCGCCGTGATCGGCGGGATCATCGGCGCGAAGCTCTGGTACGTGGCACTGTTCGGGGCGGACGCCCTCCTCTCGCGTGGCGGGCTCGTGTGGTATGGCGGCTTCGTCGGCGGCACCCTGGGCGTGATCTTCATGGGATGGTGGCGCAAGGTGCCGATCCGCTGGACGATGCACCTCGTCGCGCCCGCCTTGGCGGCGGGCTATGCCGTCGGCCGCGTCGGCTGCTACGTCGTGGGCGATGACTACGGCCGCCCCACGACGCTGCCGTGGGCGGTCGCCTTCCCGGACGGAGAGCCCGCCACGCGCGCCTCGACCCTCGCAGCGCAGTTCGGCGTGACGCTCCCGGCAGGCACCGCGCCGGACGCGATCCTCGCCGTCCACCCCACCCAGCTCTACGAAGTGACGTTGATGTTGATCGCCTTCGCGGTGCTCTGGCGGTGGCGGTTGTCGCCGCGCGGGACCGGGTGGCTCTTCGGGGCGTATCTCGTCTTCGCGGGCGTCGAGCGCTTCATCGTCGAAATTCTTCGCGCGAAGGATGATCGCATCTTCGGTGTCTTCACCCTCGCGCAGTTGACGTCGATCGTGCTGATCATCAGTGGTGGCGCACTCATCGCGATGTTGAGCAAAAAGGGGACAATTTCACCCGGAATTTGGTTGGAAAAGGGATCTCAAAACACGTGA
- the tsaD gene encoding tRNA (adenosine(37)-N6)-threonylcarbamoyltransferase complex transferase subunit TsaD, translating to MRVLALETSCDETSAAVVQREGGVTTLAGLAILSQDVHRIFGGVVPELASRAHLSMLGPVVEQALAEAGITLQEIDGIAVTSGPGLLGALLVGVTWAKTVAWHEQLPLVGVHHLEGHLFAPTLEDPMAAPPFTALLVSGGHTLLLDVPAWGEYHQIGETRDDAAGEAFDKVGALLGLDYPAGAAIEKLAATGDPTRFRFPRPLLKGVAHADRFAFSFSGLKTAVLRAVQQSPDLEADRAHIARGFQDAAIEVMVSKTVAAAKEFGRELIVLGGGVACNRTLADALRRATEGIAHVSVASPRLNTDNAAMIGAAGAWRLVAGERHLYDLEARDTFPLPGLIPPAGTTP from the coding sequence TTGCGCGTCCTGGCCCTGGAGACCTCGTGTGACGAAACCTCCGCCGCCGTCGTGCAGCGTGAAGGCGGAGTGACCACGCTGGCCGGGCTGGCGATCCTCTCGCAGGATGTCCACCGCATCTTCGGCGGCGTGGTGCCGGAGCTCGCGTCGCGCGCGCACCTTTCGATGCTCGGCCCGGTGGTGGAGCAGGCGCTTGCCGAGGCGGGGATCACGCTGCAGGAGATCGACGGGATCGCCGTCACGTCAGGGCCGGGACTCCTCGGCGCGCTGCTCGTCGGCGTCACGTGGGCCAAGACGGTGGCCTGGCATGAACAGCTGCCACTCGTCGGCGTGCATCACCTCGAGGGCCATCTCTTTGCGCCGACGCTTGAGGACCCGATGGCCGCACCGCCCTTCACGGCGCTCCTCGTCAGTGGCGGGCACACCCTGCTGCTCGATGTGCCCGCCTGGGGCGAGTATCACCAGATCGGCGAGACGCGCGACGATGCGGCCGGCGAGGCGTTCGACAAGGTGGGCGCCCTTCTCGGGCTGGACTACCCGGCGGGCGCCGCGATCGAGAAGCTCGCCGCCACGGGCGATCCGACGCGCTTCCGCTTCCCACGCCCGCTCCTCAAGGGCGTCGCCCACGCCGATCGCTTTGCCTTTTCCTTCAGCGGCCTCAAGACGGCCGTGCTGCGCGCAGTGCAGCAGAGCCCCGACCTCGAGGCCGATCGCGCGCACATCGCGCGCGGCTTCCAGGACGCCGCCATCGAGGTGATGGTGAGCAAGACGGTCGCGGCCGCCAAGGAATTCGGGCGCGAGCTGATCGTGCTCGGTGGGGGCGTGGCCTGCAATCGCACGCTGGCCGACGCCCTGCGCCGCGCGACCGAAGGCATCGCCCATGTGTCGGTGGCCTCGCCCCGGCTCAACACCGACAACGCCGCGATGATCGGAGCGGCCGGTGCGTGGCGCCTGGTCGCCGGCGAACGGCACCTCTACGACCTTGAGGCACGCGACACCTTCCCCCTCCCGGGACTCATCCCCCCGGCCGGAACCACACCATGA
- a CDS encoding TlpA family protein disulfide reductase has protein sequence MNRQWFVVIGVVAAIGIGTTLMVRNAPPRIEVGATAPDFTVTNLATNTPVSLHAEYRGKVTLVNIWATWCGPCREEIPALDSLYRALQPRGLRIAAVSVDKGAAADVMKFMDEFHVTFDILQDPEGTIQELYQSPKVPQSYLIARDGRFVRIVYGSHPWASPGNRKIIEQLLSEPTSGSE, from the coding sequence ATGAATCGGCAATGGTTCGTGGTGATCGGCGTGGTGGCCGCCATCGGCATCGGCACCACGCTCATGGTGCGCAACGCACCGCCCCGCATCGAGGTGGGCGCGACCGCGCCGGACTTCACGGTGACGAACCTGGCGACCAACACGCCGGTGTCGCTCCACGCCGAGTACCGCGGGAAGGTCACGCTGGTGAACATCTGGGCCACCTGGTGCGGCCCGTGTCGCGAGGAGATCCCCGCGCTCGACTCGCTCTACCGGGCGCTGCAGCCGAGGGGGCTCCGGATCGCGGCGGTGTCGGTGGACAAGGGCGCCGCAGCCGATGTCATGAAGTTCATGGATGAGTTCCATGTGACGTTCGACATTCTGCAGGATCCCGAAGGCACCATCCAGGAGTTGTACCAGTCGCCGAAGGTGCCGCAGAGCTACCTGATCGCGCGCGACGGCCGCTTCGTGCGCATCGTGTACGGTTCGCACCCGTGGGCCTCGCCGGGCAACCGGAAGATCATCGAGCAGCTCCTCAGCGAGCCGACGAGCGGCTCGGAGTGA
- a CDS encoding PASTA domain-containing protein: MNDGWRRRPTFGLGLILFVAAVAGYWSTCVLYPARLVPEREEVPALRGLELAEAMARLTAQSLRGRVVDTVADGEAPNGSVAWQSPAPGTILPQGALVRLALSGGAPPIAIPDLEGYDLALATAVLRAAGLTPGALDTVPSSAEVGTVVGTTPGSGVAARLGQSVTLSVSRGAPIIAVPNVVGLTLDGARDRLAAVGLTVGTLTQRFEGAPGTVVAQTPAVGTLVTKGQPIALSVSGAME; the protein is encoded by the coding sequence ATGAACGACGGCTGGCGACGACGCCCCACGTTCGGCCTCGGCCTGATCCTCTTCGTGGCCGCGGTGGCGGGATATTGGTCGACCTGCGTGTTGTACCCTGCGCGTCTGGTGCCGGAGCGGGAGGAAGTCCCCGCGCTGCGCGGCCTCGAGCTCGCCGAGGCGATGGCCAGACTCACGGCGCAATCGCTGCGCGGCCGAGTGGTGGATACCGTGGCTGATGGTGAGGCGCCGAACGGCAGCGTCGCGTGGCAGTCGCCGGCGCCGGGCACCATCCTGCCGCAAGGAGCGCTGGTTCGATTGGCACTGAGCGGTGGCGCGCCGCCGATCGCGATTCCCGACCTGGAAGGGTATGACCTCGCCCTCGCGACCGCCGTGCTGCGCGCAGCGGGATTGACACCCGGCGCGCTGGACACGGTGCCGAGCAGCGCCGAGGTGGGCACCGTCGTCGGCACCACCCCGGGGAGCGGCGTCGCCGCACGACTCGGCCAGTCGGTGACGCTGAGCGTGAGCCGCGGAGCCCCGATCATCGCCGTGCCGAATGTCGTGGGGCTGACGCTGGATGGTGCACGCGATCGGCTCGCCGCTGTCGGCTTGACGGTTGGCACCCTGACGCAGCGGTTCGAGGGAGCGCCGGGCACGGTGGTCGCACAGACACCAGCCGTTGGTACACTAGTCACCAAAGGACAGCCGATCGCGCTGTCCGTGAGTGGAGCGATGGAGTGA
- the rpe gene encoding ribulose-phosphate 3-epimerase has product MNIQIAPSVLSCDLGRLREQIAEAEVGGAAWLHVDVMDGHFVPNLTFGAPMIRALRKLSTLPIDVHLMVEKPEQYLAEYAELGAAVFAFHPESTIHVQRHLAAARERGMKAGLVLNPSTSVSCLEEVIDDLDLVLIMSVNPGFGGQGYLPASTGKIRRVRELLDRHGRQDVILEVDGGITTKTIRAAVQAGADTFVAGTAVFGQPDIAGAVRALHRAADGTEGS; this is encoded by the coding sequence GTGAACATTCAAATTGCCCCGAGTGTGCTGAGCTGCGACCTGGGTCGCCTGCGCGAGCAGATCGCCGAGGCCGAGGTGGGCGGCGCAGCCTGGTTGCACGTCGACGTGATGGACGGCCACTTCGTCCCGAACCTGACCTTCGGCGCGCCGATGATCCGCGCCCTGCGCAAGCTCAGCACCCTGCCGATCGACGTGCACCTCATGGTCGAGAAGCCGGAACAGTACCTCGCCGAGTACGCCGAGCTGGGCGCCGCGGTCTTCGCCTTCCATCCGGAGTCGACGATCCACGTGCAGCGTCACCTGGCCGCGGCACGCGAGCGCGGCATGAAGGCGGGGCTGGTGCTCAACCCGTCGACCTCCGTGTCGTGCCTCGAGGAAGTCATCGACGACCTCGACCTCGTGCTGATCATGTCGGTGAACCCCGGCTTCGGCGGGCAGGGCTACCTGCCGGCGTCCACAGGGAAGATCCGCCGCGTGCGGGAACTGCTCGATCGCCATGGCCGCCAGGACGTGATCCTCGAGGTGGATGGCGGCATCACGACCAAGACGATCCGCGCGGCCGTCCAGGCGGGCGCCGACACCTTCGTGGCCGGCACGGCCGTCTTCGGGCAACCCGACATTGCGGGGGCCGTGCGGGCACTGCACCGAGCCGCCGACGGCACGGAGGGGTCATGA
- a CDS encoding TlpA family protein disulfide reductase produces MSRSPSSTWAAVLLVAGGLGLGAWALTRYATPPEGAHVGDRAPDFRVERVTQGDSIGLRTAYAGKVVLVNLWATWCGPCRKEMPSMQAAYSTYAARGFRVAAVSLDEGDAAPLRTFATELGLTFDLLQDRSNRSQEIFQAIGLPHSVLIGRDGRVKWVALGAEEWMSAENRARIEALLDEGE; encoded by the coding sequence GTGAGCCGATCGCCGTCCTCCACCTGGGCCGCGGTGCTGCTGGTCGCCGGCGGCCTCGGACTCGGCGCGTGGGCCCTGACGCGCTATGCCACACCACCCGAAGGTGCCCACGTTGGGGACCGCGCGCCCGACTTCCGTGTCGAGCGCGTCACGCAGGGCGATTCCATCGGCCTCCGCACGGCGTACGCCGGCAAGGTCGTGCTGGTGAATCTCTGGGCCACATGGTGCGGCCCCTGCCGCAAGGAGATGCCGTCGATGCAGGCGGCGTATAGCACCTATGCGGCCCGTGGATTTCGGGTGGCCGCGGTCTCCCTCGACGAGGGCGATGCTGCACCGCTCCGGACCTTCGCCACCGAGCTCGGTCTCACTTTTGATCTGCTGCAAGACCGTAGCAATCGGAGTCAGGAGATCTTCCAGGCCATCGGGCTGCCGCACAGCGTCCTCATCGGCCGTGACGGCCGGGTCAAGTGGGTGGCGCTCGGCGCGGAGGAGTGGATGTCCGCGGAGAATCGCGCGCGGATCGAGGCCCTCCTCGACGAGGGGGAGTAG